From Cuculus canorus isolate bCucCan1 chromosome W, bCucCan1.pri, whole genome shotgun sequence:
tctaattcttcagctaaattaacatttttccaacatttcccccctttgaaaatacttcattttctgcaagtattttcatttacacagCTGTTTCTTGGTAAACCGGCGGGAGTGTTGGGTATTGTGGGTATTCTCGTGTGATGGCTCCGATGATTCTGTGTGTCCAATTGCTTCTACGAACAATTTCTTTTCGTATACACAGATATACTAAACAAATTGCGAGAAAGATAATCAGGAGGGTAAATAGTGTTTCAGCCAGGGATTGAATCCAGCCAGTAAGATGAATTCCTAATCCATTGAACAGTTCCCCAATCCAGTTATGACTAAttacctccttttctctttcagcctccttttctactTTCCCGAGTTGTGAAATATCATATTCTATGTCCGCAGTTACATTTGGTATATGTACACAGCAATGATCAGTCCGGTCTTTGAGGTACCCGCATACTCCatgttcttttaatagcaatatatctaatgccattctgttctgcaaggtcATTTTGGTTGTGGCCTGCAATTGCAAATTTAGATCTCTGAATCCTTTCTTGGTTACTCTAGCTAGTCTTTCAGTTTGTCCAATTAAATCATAAATCATTTCCCTATTACGATAAGCAGCTACCTGAGCAAAAAGAGATTCCAGCGCCCAACCTACTTTAACTCCAGTTGAAGGTTCTTGCCAAATATCATCTATATCTTCAATATCATTGTTTATGTCTCTTCTAGTTCGAATCTGTAAGGTTTCTAATCTACCTTTAAAAGGGGATCGCTTCCAAATCGGGCATAGGGTAGGTAAGCCCAAAGTTATTTCCCGTactggtcctgtcactgggagGTGGGTAGTCCAGGTTCCATCGTTAGCTGCCCATACAAAGTTACCCATACTATGTATTGTCGAGTATCTGCAATCTGTTTCTGGGATTGGTATTACTTTTCCGTTAACTTTCAGATCTCGACATGAACATCCTGTTATTAAAGCTATTCTTACAGGAGGGATTGTTATTTGTTTAGGGTCTGTGTCACAATCAAAAGTCTTAGAGCAGTTCCACCATGAAACACTCTCAATGATATCCCGACTGACCTTGTTTGTTGCCAATAATGCTAAATCATTTGTGACACTCTGTTTCCCTGTTCATCTGAAACACCAAGGTGTGTCACCTCCATATTGGAATTTTTGTAAGATGCTAGTTGACCAGACAGAATCCCATTTTGTGTTTATCTCATCCTTTTCTCGGCATACccactccttcctctcctgaggGGCTATGATTTCTTTAACCACATCATATGTACACCATCCCACGTCTCCAAAACTAAACATTGAATTACTTTGGACAAACTGATGGTTTAGTAATTTGTAACAATCCTCTCGCCTTCCTGGCAATTTCCATTGCTGCTTTATATACTGTTTTTGTTTCACCTGTAACACTCTCGTTTCTTGTTTGCATACTGTATTGTTCCCTACATTCTTTGGGAATGGAAAAGTCATTATTCCCCATTTTATTGGTTCCCCTGCTGTTTTCGGCAAGGGTAAACATGCTGTAATTCTACTagtattctgtatttttgcaaaatctttGATTAAGCCAATTATCAGGTTTTCTTCAGGATCACCCCGAGGTATATTCATTACCTGGGGCAGTTGGGTTGATTCTATTGCTCGTTTTACTCTAATTCTAGTGatgtttatttcactgtatcCAGAAGCAGTTTCATTCTGGTATTGGCATCTATATGCCCCCATATCTGATTCATCTATTCGTTTAATAGTCTGAACGAACATTCCTCCTAATCTTAATTCTGTTAAATGCCTGTTATCATTAgggattttcttccctttccttgtcCATCCAAACTCCCTAGGTAGTGGATCATCCAATAGGCAATAGATAAGTATATCACTGTCCAGAGGAATCTGATAGTATGAATGTCCTGCCTTTATCCCATGATCCTGAAGGGGGTTAcgtaaacagaatttatttgatACCTTGCCTCtagatttctgttttccctttaatttccATCCATACCTGTTTAATTCTAAATTCCTCGGGACAGTGTTTTTGAACTTGCAAAACAGAGTGGCATTTTGTCCAGTGACAGAtttcatcatttcctttttctgcggAACCCTTACAAAAGTGATAACCATTAGGGGTGTCAAGGACCAGATTACAATTAAGGTACTATACACAAAATTCgacatttatctgcttttcagtctcagttttgTTGGTCTAAGAGTTTCTACTTCCCAATTTCTAGGAACCTTTTTCACTCGGGTATAATGAATCCAAGAGTctattccttttacttttacCGCAGTAAATGTTGTTAGTAGTACCAAGTATGGTCCATTCCACCGTTCTTTCAGTGGTTCTTCATTCCAATCTCGAACGTAGACCTGGTCTCCTGGTTCAATTTCGTGTACTGGATTTTCTAATGATAACGGACGGTTCCAGATCAGGGCACTTCGTAGTGGCGTCAGAGTTCTACTGAGAGACAGTACATAGTTATATACATCTTGATTCCCTTTTATATGCACATTTAGATTTGGTTGCGGCGCCTCATATGGTTTCCCAAAAAGGATTTCATAAGGGCTTACTGTCATCCTACTCCTTGGCTTAATTCTTATTCTTAGGAGTGCTATTGGTAACGCCTGTGGCCATTGAATTTTAgcctcctgacatattttactgatttgccgcttaattgtctgattcatcttttctacttgtccGCTTGACTGTGGTCTCCACGGTGTGTGGAGATTCCAAGAGATTCCTAGCATTCTGCTTACCTCTTGAACTATAGTTGCTATGAAGTGCGGTCCCCTATCTGAAGATAGGCCTAGGGGTACCCCAAatcttggaataatctcccgcagcagccatttcactgtctccttaGCTTGGTTGGTGCGACAAGGACAGGCTTCCGGCCATCCAGAAAAAGTGTCAACCCCAACTAACAAATACCTGTATCCTTGACTTTTAGgtaattctacaaaatcaatTTGCCAATAATCACCCGGTTCCATACCTACTCTGATATGTCcaatttctattcctttcctaaCCACCGGATTGTTCCtgaaacagatttcacattttgaatttattgaCCTTGCCATTGTTAACATCCGTGTTGAGATTATGCTGCGCTTTAGATATgccactaaagcttctgctccccagtgacatttctgatgttccGTTTGCAAAACTGTCCGCATAATAGTTGTTGGTACAATTACTTGTCCGGTTGCAGTTAGGTACCATCCATCTGAACCCAACTGGGCCTTCAGTAATCTGGCTAATTTCTCATCCTCCTCCGAGTACTTTGGCTTCTgcgttaaataattttgtaaagggcttACCTTCGTGGGTATTAAGGCCATCATATTTGATACCTGTCGTGCAATCCGTCGAGCTGTCCGGTCTGCTAACGCATtcccttcagctattttggaatcTCCTCCTTGATGTGCCTTACAGTGCATGATCGCCACCTGTTTGGGTAACTGTACAACagttatcaaattcagaatttctttttggtattttatattcGTACCTTGCGAAGATAAGAGTCCTCGTTCTTTCCATAGTGCTCCGTGTATATGAACcactccaaatgcatattttgagtctGTCCATATATTTACTCGTTGATCCCTGCTCAATTCCAAGGCTCTCGtgagagctattatttctgctcgctgtgctgaagttcctacaggaagagcctctgcttttattacccTATTTTGTGTGGTTACCGCATATCCGGCATATCGTGTCCCGTTTTCTACATAactacttccatctgtaaaaagttcttgatcaggctgttcaagtggGGTATCCTTTAAGTCAGCCCTTGTTGCATGAGTGTGTTCGATAACTTCCACACAGTCATGTTCCAAAGGGCCGTCTTCCATGGGTACTCCTAAGAAGGCTGCTGGATTTAACaaattagttgtttttaaacttaCATCATCTTGTTCAGTCAGTACTGCCTGGTATTTCATCATCCTGCTAGGGGAAAGCCAATACCCCCCTTTTTGTTCTAGGACTGTTAACACCATATGAGGCACATATACCTCAATACGCTTCCCCAAAGTCAgttttctggcttcttgtatCAGGGTCACCGTTGCCGCTACCGCTCTCAAACATGATGGCCAGCCAGCACTCACAGGGTCTAATTGTTTAGAAAAGTACCCTACTGGTCGTTTCCAGCTTCCCAACTTCTGTGTCAAGACCCCTAGTGCCAGCCGTTGCCTTTCATGGACAAACAACTGGAAGTCCTTAGTCAAATCCCGCAGGCCTAATGCTGGTGCCTTAGTCagggcttcttttaatttcttaaaggcCTCCCTCTGAGGTCCTTCCCAGATGAAAGTTGGTGACTTCTGTGCCTCATATAGAGGTTTTGCTATGAGTCCATAATCCAGTATCCATAACCTACACCAGCCTGCCATACCCAAGAATGTCCTTAATTCATGTaagttttgaggctctggaatcgCACAGATTGCTCTAATACGACTCGTTCCTAGTCGTCGTTGTCCCTGTGTTATTTCGCAACCCAAATATAATACAGTTGTGCAGGCaatttgagctttctctttcgAGACTTTGTACCCGTTAAGGCCTAGTTGGTTTAAAATTCCAATTGTCACCTGGATACATACTGATTTGTGTtctgttgcaattaaaatatcatccacATATTGTAGCAGAAGATATTGTGATCGTGGTACCTGAAATTTCTCCTGCATTGTCCatgattccaattcttttgccagctggttcccaaaatgcgttggactgttcttgaatccctgtggaagccttgtccatgtcaactgcatttttcgtCCATTGTGCGGgttctcccattcaaaagcgAAGAGTTTCCTACTATCTTTGTCGagaggaatacagaagaaggcatcttttaaatcaattactgtaaaccatttgtatttctccttcacagatgttaacaatgtgtaTGGGTTAGCTACTACCGGGTGTATATCTTtcgtgatttcattaatagccctTAAGTCCTGTACCAATctatattctccatttggtttctttactggaaaaattggggtattatattctgattcacattcttctaatattccaaattttaaaaatttttcaataattttcactattttatATCGGGCCTCTAATTTGATGGGATATTGTTTTATCCGTACTGAtttcattccttccttcaattctACTACTAGCAGTTGAGCCATTTTCGATTTCCCTGGTATATCAGTTTCCCATACTGTAgggatcactgcctcttctacTTCTCTGGGTATTTgaacttttggattttccttcaacactagtatcagtcctgactttgattctggaacttgcataatCAATTCTCCATTCTCAAAGACAATTCTCGCATTTAATTTCGATAACAAATCCCGTCccagcagggagattggacaatcaggcatatacaaaaattcatgccatatttcctttcctccaaatcgTAATTCTAGGGGTTGCATGAATGGCCgagtttcctctttccctgtggctcccactattgtagttgtctttttccctatctgtccacataaatcatttaaaaccGAGTatgttgcaccagtatctacTAAAAACTGCACCTCTTTTCCCCCTAGCCTTACTTTCACTAAGGGTTCATCCTTTCCCGATTCTAGTCAGCTCTGATTCGCATAGTCTCCCAAAACCATCGCCTTGGCTACTTCGGTGTTTCCAAATGGGATTCCCGGCTGCAAACTCTGCCTCATTCTGTACGGGCACGCATTCTTCCAATGTCCCTCCTGCTTGCAATATGCACATTGGTTAATGCCTAATCTATTCAGCCTTGGTCCTAAGTCATTAGGCAAGCAATTAAATCCAGCCCCCCTTCCCCGTCCGCGCACCGAGCCTCTTCCTCTACCTCGACCTGCAGGATTGTGCTGGCCTCTGCCCTGCATCACCGCCAGTAGATGTCGCTGTTGTCTTTGAGAACTCTCCCTTTCGCGGTTATTGTACACTTTCCAAGCAGTCTCTAATAGCCTATCCAGATAACGCAGCTCCGCGCCCTCcagtttttgcagtttctttctaatatcatcCTGCGACTGCCCTAAGAAAATCAGGGCCAGCTGCACCttagcttgctctgtttctacgtctaaatctgtgtatttcctcGCCACCTCTTTAAGCCGCTCCAAAAATGCAGACGgggattctgttttctcctgcctgACATTATACAGTTTCGACCAATTAATTGTTTTTGGCATAGCATTTTGTACTCCAACAACTATCCACTCCTGGTATCTCCTCagatttcccattcctcttgcaGTATTATAATCCCACATGGGATCTTCAGTCGGAAAATTCTGATCAACTGTCCCTGTGACAATCCCCTGCCTAATGTCTTCTCTAACTCGCTCACGGGCAGTtctcaacaccatttccttctctgtggagTCCATTAGAGTATCTAGTAATACCTGTATATCATCCCAATCAGGATTTTGGgttttcagaatcatctttaCAACTCGTGCCACTTTACTCGGGTTCTCCCGATAAGTTCCAGCAGATTGTTTCCAGAGCATCAGATCTCCTGGAGTGAAAGGTACTTTAACATATACGGGTCCTTCTGCCCCAACCCCCTGCCAAAGCGATGCTAATATAGCACTGGGTGCCTGCTGTTTAACTTGAATATCCCGCTGCCGTGTTCGGTGGGATACTGGGGTAGTGGAATACTCCTGTTCTTTTAGttctacctcatcctccccatcaccttctactccagtatctctgggggctggtggggccgACGGagccactaataaatcaaaatcatcatcttccttatgctgcaaagcattttccactgccagacatttcatacatttcttctcagtcacacatccctTACATTGCTCATCCGATTTTGTACTAACGACCATTATCCCACACGCCTTCTTCcactcctctttccctcttaaaataaagaacagttctACATATGGTACCTCATCCCATTTGCCCTCACGCCTACAAAATTGCATCAATTGTAGGATGGTACTATAGtctaaagttccattttctggccaACGAACCTGACCCTCTAAATCATACTGTGTccaccatacattacaatactcaaccaatttccttttttgcatttcctgcccaaactgcccctctttccaatgcatcagaATACACCCTAACGGTGATGACTTAGGTATCGGTGGCATTTTATAACAGTACAGACCAGTaccaaacaacaaactaaaCAAACTTCCACgtaacaaataatacagattactgaaaaatacaagatcAGAACACTGTTGCCGAACCTGCAAAACGAATAATACAGAATAGGAATGATACAagtaacaaataatacagattactgaaaaatacagaacagatcACTAATACTGAGAATGCAGAACAGATCACTGATGccgaacctgcagagctttcgctGCTGTCTTACGGACAGCGCCTAGGCTTTCCTCTGGAGCTCCCTAGCCCAACCAAGCGTAGCTTTCGCCGCGTctaacaggcaggcttttaccAGACAGATCAGAAAATATGGTACCTTTCCGATTTTGGGCACAGGACCCGTAGGAAAATTTAGCACTATTCCCAATTAGGCAGAAGACCCGACAAAGTTGGTACCATTCCCTATAAAGCACCGTGTCTTACCGATAGCCCAGGTCCGTCGGGGGCAGCGGAGGTCGGCTGCGGTCGATGGCTCCCCGAGAATCACTCGGTGCCGGCTGGAGCGAAATCGATGCGGGCCGCCTCAGCAATGCCCGCGAGGTCCCACCTGGGTCGCCAaaactgttagcgtagagacagaCACATAACCAgtccaggtaggttatatgtggtgctttatttcgaggccccgggaacctggggtatacccaaatcaggttccaagaccATCCCGGCGCGTctgcaatttaacccttaagtgtttcataatctaatgtatattcaacagattacatcatttttcatgcatatgtattcgaaaattgtctcatcatttgtggacacctgcatttctttatcttcagttaactgcccttggtatgcttctggccttcacaaatgtagactgtgttcagataaggttgttagtgaaagcgtaggctctgctcggataaggttgttagtacattctttctaagcactccctaatatcatacttgtgaaggttatatgtggtctgtgagaaaactgtcactgtctacagaaaCAAAcgaagtctgcacaaacttaactataaagatcaacgaAGTTAAAGGCTAAATACAATACATATCAATTGCCAACTATAATTCTAGTCTTACTTAATTAAActctaattcttcagctaaattaacatttttccaacAACAATGTGTGGGAATATGTCAGTGGGGCACTCTGTGCAAACAACATAGCTTGGTAGCATGGTAATTCATCAGGGTCCATAACTGAATGCCATGTGCTGTAGATGATCTCTCGCACAGCCAGTTCTCTCAAGTACTTAATACCTATCTCCATGGTGTTCCATCTGATTGGGCAgcattcattttcatctttataGCGATACCTGCCCCTCACAGCTGCCAAGAGTTGTCTCCAGGGGCTAAGCATCTTTGTCTTTTTCCGAAGTTCCTTGTCAACTCCTCTGTCTCTGGCTAGGGGTCCCATTCTTACCATCTAAGTCTATGAAATCGGCTCCATTATCCCAGCACTGGAGCAACCAGGAAGCAATTGACTCACTCTCACAATGTCTAGTCTTTTCTTAGAAGTTGCAGCTCTTCCATGGATAAGGATTTGATCATTAACTCTGGTTCTGATTGTCATGAATCATCCTCCTGTTGATCCTACACTGGTGCTGGTTTCGAAGGACTTCCTTGTCATGAAGGACTTGGCGATTGTGAAGAACTctttgattgctgtgaaggaccCTGTCCTGGGTCTTCCTCCTGCACTGGAATAGtagctgtttcttcttcattctCATCCTTCAATGCCTTTTTGggctgtttctcctcctctcctgaggtttgtttgtatttccttGTCCTCACAGGAGCAACTGGCACCAATACGGATTGAGCAGGGGTGTCCATAGTAGTTGTCTGCTTAGCTGTAGTACTTGCAACCTCTGGCACCAGTATGAATTCAGTAGGGATGTCTGTAGTAGCTGTCAAAGTGCTTGCCACAACTGGTTCATATTTGAGTGGCTGATTCTCTGGTAACTCTTGGCATATCTATGGTGCTTGCggtcactggcacaggtttaGGCCAAGTAGCTGtctgcacagctgctgtgcttttgATGGCTGGTGCTGTCTGAGCAGTTGCGGTGCTCATTAGGGCTGATGCTATCTGCGTGGCTATAGTTCTCATTTTCCGAGATAGAGTGGCAGTGGTCTTAGGTTTTCATTTCGCAGGGCCTGTTATCAAAGCAGTACGTTTGATGGAAGCTGAGGTAATTGAGTAACTCCTATGGTAGTACCTTACTAATCTGATCGCATACCCAACCTGAAACACATTAATTAAATTCAGTAATAAATTCAGAAGCATTATTAACAACAATGCTGTTTTGTTAAAGTTAACTTTAACACAAAGTTAAacttttatattctgtaaaGACATTGAACGATGTGCAAAAATTGTTAGGGGCCATAAATTGGGTACGCCCCTTGTTAGGCATCACTACAGAAGAATTGCATCCTTTGTTTAAGTTGTTAAAAGGGGATTCAGATTTAACCTCTCCCAGGCAGTTAGACAAAGATTCTTTTGTTGCATTGGACAAGGTCGCTAAAAAGCTTagtcagaaacaaacatttcacaaaTGTTTAAACACCCCAAATGAATTAGATATTATTTCAGCCAAAGTCCAACCATTTGGAGTTTTAGCCCAATGGGTAGAAGGTGTGTCTGACAAATTTAGATGTTTTTAATTGGATGTTTTTAACACATCAGTTTTCTAAAACAGTAACAACTCAGCATGAAATGCTAGCTGTGTTAATTTAAAAGGGTCACAATCGTTTATTGGAATTGGATGGGATGGATCCCTTTACCATCTATGTTCCAGTGACTCAACAAGTAGACTGGCTTTTGCAACATTCTTTATCTATACAAATTGCATTAGCAGACTTTAAAGGGCAAATCAGCATTCATTATCTTCCGAGTCCTCTTTTGAGTCTGTGAGTGTATGagcctaattaaaaaaaaaaattaaaaaaaatcaagtcttaTCCCTCTTAAGGAGGCATTGacactttttacagatggatcaggaaaaactgagaaatCAGTGATTATTTGGAGGACCAAACAAGGCATGTGGAAATCAGACATTTGTAAAGTGTCAGGATCACCTCAAATTGTGGAATTGGCTGCATTTGTTAGATGGtttaagctgttttcacaaACCATAAACACTGTTACCGATTCTGCCTGTGTTGTTGGCATTGTTTCATGCTTGGAGAATGCCTTAAAGTATGTAGACAATGGACGgttatatgtttttttaaaggaattgaaatatCTTTTAGACAATCGACATGAACCTTATTTTATGATGCATGTACGTTCTCATACAAATTTACCAGGGTATTTGGTTGAAGTCAATCACTGAGCTGATGCTCTGGCAGCCCCTGTAATCATTCCAGATACATTACAGCAAGCGCATATGTCACATGCTTTCTATCACCAAGGTAGTACAACccttaggaaaatatttcagttaacGCATGAGCAAGCTCGACGAATTGTACAGATGTGCCCTGATTGTCAACTAATCTCAAACACTATTTTTGATGGTGTAAATCTTAGTTGATTAGGTCCACTTGAAATATGGCAAAGTGATGTAACACACATCCCCAAGTTTGGATGtctaaaatatgtacatgtgtcGATTGACACCTTTTCTACCTTCATTGTTGCTTCTGCATACACGGGAGAACGGGCAAAAGATGTAAAACAAGATTTATTATATGTGATTGCTCTTTTGAGTGtgacaaaaccagtaaaaatgGACAATGGTCCGGGATATGTTTCTAATATAGCAAAATCCTTTTTTCAGCAATGGGGAATCATACATCTCACAGGCTTCCCTCTCTCACCAACAGGGCAAGCCATAGTTGAACGAGCTCATGGTATGTTAAAGAATATGCTGttgaaacaaaaaagggggagccTGGGATACTCCCCTCAAGAGAGACTATTAAAAGctatgtatgttttaaattttttcaaTCATTGCCAAGATGACATTCCCCTAATAGAGTGACATTTTATCATGAAATCAAATGATAACATGAGTAAAGCTAAAGTAATGATACATAACCTAGAAACGGGATGATGGGAGGGTCCATAGCCATTAATAACATGGGGACGAGGGTATACTTGTGTCTCTGCAGATCGTGGACCACGATGGATGCCAGCAAGATGTGTACAACCTGCATTGCAATAATTGTGGGAATTTTGTGTTGTACAACCACCATTCCATGGATTCCCACACAACCCAAAGAAAACATCTAGGTAACTCTAGCCAATGCTGCAGGGCCAGACTCATTGTGTTTGTCAGTAGCAATCCATTTAGCACCTGTTTAGTAGGTTTGCCGATAGATGATGTAACAAAAATGTGTTCAGACCACACATGTACATCTGTTTGCACCAATAGTACCACATGCGCAGACAGTTGGGAAGGCTGGGTAGCCCATTTCCCTCCAAAAGGAATAGAACCacaagaaatttctttattaGGTGTGataaaagtagatttttgtaaatattttaattatgcaggcaaaaatgtaatgctgatataaaatgttaattcttCACTTAGTGTGTATAAAAATGATTCTATATGGTGTAATTACATGTCTGCAAATATATCTAAATCCAACAACATGCCCCTGCAATTACCAACAgcactgttttttatttgtggagacagagcaTGGGCAGATATTCCATCTCATATTTCAGGAGGCCCATATACGTTAGGCAAGCTTACATTATTAACCCCTaatatttctatgattttaaaccACACTTTGGTTCACCGCCATCATTGTCAAAAAAGAGCCATGCATGCTTTTAATAGTGCATGTGATAATCAAGTTACCTTTTGTAACACAGCAGAAATAGTTTCTGCTTCAATGTTATCACTCGTTGTTGCGGCAGCAAAACCACTGGGAACGTTAAACAAACTAGGTTGTTGgttagcaaaacaaacaaatgccaCATTGGCAGCTTTATCTAGTCTTTTGAGAGATGTAGAATCCGTGAGACATGCCACGTTGCAAAATCGAGCAGCTATAGATTTTTTACTCTTAGCACATAGTCACAGATGTGAAGAATTTGACGGCATGTGTTGTATGAACTTATCAGACCATTCAGAATctataaataaaagtattaacaccctaaaatatttaacagaaaaattgcaaataGAGAATGAATGGAATCCATTTGCAGGACATTTGCTGGATTTGGAACTTGGATTAAAAAATTAGTTATGATAAGTTTTATGGTTtgacttgggtttttttgtagcataTTGATTTGTGTGCCTTGCTTAATCAAATTAGTGCAAAGCTTCACTGATAGAGCATTAAGACAAATATTAGTAATTCAcgaaaaacaaaaaagggggagatgtTGGAAGAGATGGTGACCAAGAAATGGCCACGAGTGTT
This genomic window contains:
- the LOC128850211 gene encoding uncharacterized protein LOC128850211; the protein is MAQLLVVELKEGMKSVRIKQYPIKLEARYKIVKIIEKFLKFGILEECESEYNTPIFPVKKPNGEYRLVQDLRAINEITKDIHPVVANPYTLLTSVKEKYKWFTVIDLKDAFFCIPLDKDSRKLFAFEWENPHNGRKMQLTWTRLPQGFKNSPTHFGNQLAKELESWTMQEKFQLPKQVAIMHCKAHQGGDSKIAEGNALADRTARRIARQVSNMMALIPTKVSPLQNYLTQKPKYSEEDEKLARLLKAQLGSDGWYLTATGQVIVPTTIMRTVLQTEHQKCHWGAEALVAYLKRSIISTRMLTMARSINSKCEICFRNNPVVRKGIEIGHIRVGMEPGDYWQIDFVELPKSQGYRYLLVGVDTFSGWPEACPCRTNQAKETVKWLLREIIPRFGVPLGLSSDRGPHFIATIVQEVSRMLGISWNLHTPWRPQSSGQVEKMNQTIKRQISKICQEAKIQWPQALPIALLRIRIKPRSRMTVSPYEILFGKPYEAPQPNLNVHIKGNQDVYNYVLSLSRTLTPLRSALIWNRPLSLENPVHEIEPGDQVYVRDWNEEPLKERWNGPYLVLLTTFTAVKVKGIDSWIHYTRVKKVPRNWEVETLRPTKLRLKSR